The following are from one region of the Acidobacteriota bacterium genome:
- a CDS encoding BatD family protein — translation MRRLDHLTLLSLALCCAFLSAQAPDVSPVRFVLNKVVLAPTETLNVTIQVQCTPGDEDPVPVFPEIPGFTQVDLQRSVINSTWGGVPSRQVRLVCSYIPRGSGVFGIPPIRVRAGGREFVSKSFSVKVLNPDGTENNRPYRPEPEPAAVSPFPSITPADLRKAAGEVKLLAEVSKTNPWKGEQVIVTYKIQTAVPLDSRAVLVREPDYRGFWKKRVDVDPEREMARIETGTGVPVWQVPLDRFVVFPLQSGELVLEPVRWKVSVKAGAGPAQERQLASEPVTLRVKPLPPRPGPDNTDVGIYSVQINGPAPEIRVGQAVSLFFTVRGVGNLYTLPARPELPVIPGFETVAVREKRIAFEPYDAGSGAEPLWGGEKVWEITTYARTDGNLSYPAIPFTFFDPAQGVYRTVRTTPLAFKVLPRPAEPSPDRGRIPFLVKVVFFSLFIALLAILTLAAVVRWRRSAARGEKRGAVDVESLIDEAAALAKNPSSTAFFDILHTAVVRLVQESTGLSILEMRRDEMTDTLERNAFPPAEIREIVRIIDDCEEARFAGVRLSVGRRREMLDGVRKLKESVRQRNTAPKGN, via the coding sequence ATGCGAAGGCTCGACCACCTCACCCTTCTCTCCCTGGCCCTGTGCTGCGCCTTCCTGTCGGCGCAGGCCCCCGACGTTTCCCCCGTCCGGTTCGTGCTCAACAAGGTCGTGCTGGCCCCGACGGAAACCCTCAACGTCACCATCCAGGTCCAGTGCACCCCGGGGGACGAGGATCCCGTCCCCGTTTTCCCCGAAATCCCCGGGTTCACCCAGGTCGACCTCCAGCGGTCCGTCATCAACTCCACGTGGGGGGGGGTCCCCAGCCGCCAGGTGCGGCTGGTCTGTTCCTACATTCCCCGGGGAAGCGGGGTCTTCGGCATCCCCCCGATCCGCGTCCGGGCCGGCGGTCGGGAATTCGTTTCCAAATCCTTCTCCGTGAAGGTCCTCAACCCGGACGGAACGGAGAACAACCGCCCCTACCGCCCCGAGCCCGAGCCCGCCGCCGTTTCCCCCTTCCCGTCCATCACCCCCGCGGACCTCCGGAAAGCCGCGGGCGAGGTGAAACTCCTGGCGGAGGTCAGCAAAACCAACCCCTGGAAAGGGGAACAGGTCATCGTCACCTACAAGATCCAGACGGCGGTCCCGTTGGATTCCCGTGCCGTTCTCGTCCGGGAGCCCGACTACCGGGGTTTCTGGAAGAAGCGGGTGGACGTCGATCCCGAGAGGGAGATGGCGCGGATCGAGACCGGGACAGGGGTCCCGGTCTGGCAGGTCCCCCTGGACCGGTTCGTGGTCTTCCCCCTCCAGAGCGGCGAACTGGTCCTGGAGCCCGTCCGGTGGAAGGTGAGCGTGAAAGCCGGTGCGGGCCCTGCCCAGGAAAGGCAGCTGGCGTCCGAGCCCGTGACGCTCCGGGTGAAACCCCTCCCTCCCCGGCCTGGCCCTGACAACACGGACGTGGGCATCTACTCGGTGCAGATCAACGGTCCCGCCCCGGAGATCCGCGTCGGCCAGGCCGTCTCGCTCTTCTTCACCGTGCGGGGGGTCGGGAACCTCTACACGCTCCCCGCCCGCCCCGAACTCCCGGTCATCCCCGGTTTCGAGACCGTGGCCGTCCGGGAGAAGCGGATCGCGTTCGAACCCTACGACGCCGGTTCCGGGGCGGAACCCCTCTGGGGGGGTGAAAAGGTCTGGGAGATCACGACGTACGCCCGGACGGACGGCAACCTGTCCTACCCCGCCATCCCCTTCACCTTCTTCGACCCCGCCCAGGGGGTTTACCGCACGGTCCGGACCACCCCGCTCGCCTTCAAGGTGCTCCCCCGACCCGCGGAACCGTCCCCGGACAGGGGACGCATTCCCTTCCTGGTCAAGGTGGTGTTCTTCAGCCTGTTCATCGCCCTGCTCGCCATCCTCACCCTGGCGGCCGTCGTTCGCTGGCGCCGGTCCGCGGCCCGGGGAGAGAAGCGGGGCGCCGTCGACGTGGAGAGCCTGATCGACGAGGCGGCCGCCCTCGCGAAGAACCCATCCTCCACCGCGTTCTTCGACATTCTCCACACCGCGGTGGTCCGCCTGGTCCAGGAGTCCACCGGCCTCTCCATCCTCGAGATGCGCCGGGACGAGATGACCGACACCCTGGAGCGGAACGCCTTCCCCCCCGCCGAGATCCGGGAGATCGTGCGGATCATCGACGACTGCGAGGAAGCCCGTTTCGCGGGGGTCCGCCTGAGCGTCGGGCGCCGCCGGGAGATGCTGGACGGCGTGAGGAAGCTCAAGGAGAGTGTCCGGCAACGCAACACCGCCCCGAAAGGAAATTGA
- a CDS encoding VWA domain-containing protein: protein MFEQQAYLPWCIAGCLLGVVLCFLHARSRAGSRRRFAPAGPSRRLCFSRGHVLTVCGLALLLLSLAGPVWGRAPRLVYIDGEDLLFVIDTSLSMTCDDVSPSRLKSAGFLALNLIRELAPARFGLVAYAGSAVPLSPLTFDAPHVQGLIGGLYPRRMPVAGTSADHLFRTLSTLLSKPDPDRRLTVLLVGDGEFFDQPGPESLEKLRRSGARLVVVGIGSPNGTAIPDPRAERPAPLTDEAGRPIVSRLSEPTLQELAAQAGGSYLAFQSVGETTDQIVQRFFQERTPSRYSYQEAPVSRRRDFAWAAWALFAAALVLGERRSAFRVRRLLPWLGLPALLGCTSTMVVQTREANALARQGRHAEAAARFSRLLGEADPSTPAYPALGANLSDALLRTRKPRESATAALQTLRSGRSPEHRESVLYNLGCAQLATGNRFHAAESFRLALETDPGLPDAAWNLELALRDTPPPPPAQPPPPPPPGKGGGSPPPPAGENRVSEESARKVLDSIKGRESPPPPRPQPTPSDRPSGPYW from the coding sequence GTGTTCGAGCAACAAGCCTACCTGCCCTGGTGTATTGCGGGATGCCTTCTCGGCGTCGTGCTGTGCTTTCTGCACGCCCGTTCCCGGGCCGGCTCCCGTCGCCGGTTCGCCCCGGCCGGGCCGTCGAGGCGCCTGTGCTTCTCCCGCGGCCACGTCCTCACCGTCTGCGGCCTCGCCCTGCTGCTCCTTTCCCTGGCCGGGCCCGTCTGGGGCCGGGCCCCCCGCCTGGTCTACATCGACGGGGAAGACCTCCTGTTCGTCATCGACACTTCCCTCAGCATGACCTGCGACGACGTCTCCCCCTCCCGGCTGAAGAGCGCCGGCTTCTTGGCCCTGAACCTGATCCGGGAATTGGCGCCGGCCCGTTTCGGCCTGGTCGCGTACGCGGGAAGCGCGGTCCCGCTCTCCCCCCTGACCTTCGACGCCCCGCACGTCCAGGGGCTCATCGGCGGCCTCTACCCCCGGCGCATGCCCGTCGCGGGGACCAGCGCCGACCACCTGTTCCGGACGTTGTCGACCCTCCTCTCGAAGCCGGACCCGGACCGGCGGCTGACCGTCCTCCTCGTCGGGGACGGCGAGTTTTTCGACCAACCGGGCCCGGAAAGCCTGGAGAAACTCCGGCGGTCGGGCGCCCGGCTCGTGGTGGTGGGCATCGGGAGCCCGAACGGGACGGCGATCCCGGACCCCCGGGCGGAGCGGCCGGCCCCCCTGACGGACGAGGCGGGCCGCCCCATCGTCTCCCGGCTGTCCGAGCCGACCCTGCAGGAACTGGCCGCCCAGGCCGGCGGAAGCTACCTGGCCTTCCAGTCCGTCGGCGAGACGACCGACCAGATCGTGCAACGGTTCTTCCAGGAACGCACCCCTTCCCGTTACTCCTACCAGGAGGCCCCCGTTTCCCGCCGGCGGGATTTCGCGTGGGCCGCCTGGGCGCTGTTCGCGGCCGCCCTGGTCCTCGGGGAGCGCCGGTCCGCGTTCCGGGTCCGGCGGCTCCTCCCCTGGCTGGGGCTCCCGGCCCTCCTCGGCTGCACCTCGACGATGGTCGTGCAGACGCGGGAGGCGAACGCTCTCGCCCGGCAGGGTCGGCACGCCGAGGCCGCCGCCCGGTTCTCCCGCCTCCTGGGTGAAGCGGACCCTTCCACCCCCGCCTACCCGGCGCTGGGCGCCAACCTGTCGGACGCCCTCCTCCGGACACGCAAACCCCGGGAATCCGCCACGGCGGCCCTCCAGACCCTGCGCTCGGGCCGTTCGCCCGAGCACCGGGAATCGGTCCTGTACAACCTGGGCTGCGCCCAGTTGGCGACGGGCAACCGGTTTCACGCCGCCGAGTCCTTCCGGCTCGCGCTCGAGACGGACCCCGGCCTCCCCGACGCCGCCTGGAACCTCGAACTGGCCCTGAGGGACACGCCGCCCCCGCCCCCTGCCCAACCCCCGCCGCCGCCCCCGCCGGGTAAAGGCGGGGGAAGCCCCCCGCCGCCGGCCGGCGAAAACCGGGTCAGCGAGGAGAGCGCCCGGAAGGTGCTCGACTCCATCAAGGGCCGGGAGTCGCCCCCGCCCCCCCGGCCGCAGCCCACCCCCTCGGACCGGCCCTCGGGCCCGTACTGGTGA